The Desulfatibacillum aliphaticivorans DSM 15576 genome has a segment encoding these proteins:
- a CDS encoding class I adenylate-forming enzyme family protein, whose translation MTGPFPNIIKQHAQERPDHIAYYFFEQPVTYGEFDRQIDQAANALLNMGMKPGDKIATLLPQSPAFSTLFMAAGRIGMVVVPLDPRFKAGEMQALCERTKPRILATLAFPEEIKAEVEQLASLYEFERIFYYMGVLDKPGALPYEKLLEGDAKPVPEEFHPADEDPYIIIFTSGTTGRPKGAVISHKNSWAISKATTDMWGILHTDKVLCNMPTSHVAGTHDLLAAQFYAGATGILMPKFDPMETLAAIEKYGISYFGGVPTMYRLIFKNADVTAHDLSSVRLAVLSGEPSSQELVQQVSQAFPNGSIVASFGMSETAGFFTFTTPDDPPERAEKTEGKPAPGFEMKIVDLHGADLPVGEVGEMFVRGDSVINGYMDPEDDKNVFMGDGWMATGDLGRLDDQGYLIFMGRIKEMYISGGYNVYPQEIEAFLNAYPGVNTSAVMETPDEVWGEIGVAFVIPEPGVDLDIEALKAHCKKHLADYKRPRKFIVTDDVPRSLIGKVVKKELKKNLDKYLG comes from the coding sequence ATGACCGGACCTTTTCCCAATATCATCAAACAGCACGCCCAGGAGCGGCCCGACCATATCGCCTATTATTTTTTCGAGCAGCCCGTAACCTATGGGGAATTCGACCGCCAAATCGACCAGGCGGCCAACGCGCTTCTCAACATGGGCATGAAGCCCGGCGACAAAATCGCCACCCTGCTTCCTCAGTCTCCGGCCTTTTCCACCTTGTTTATGGCCGCCGGCCGCATCGGAATGGTGGTGGTTCCTTTGGATCCCCGGTTCAAGGCGGGAGAGATGCAGGCCCTGTGCGAACGCACCAAGCCGAGAATCCTGGCGACTTTGGCCTTTCCGGAGGAAATCAAGGCCGAAGTGGAGCAATTAGCCTCCTTGTATGAATTTGAACGGATTTTCTACTATATGGGAGTCCTGGACAAACCCGGCGCCCTGCCCTACGAAAAACTTCTGGAGGGGGACGCCAAGCCCGTCCCGGAGGAATTCCACCCGGCGGACGAAGACCCGTACATCATCATCTTTACCAGCGGCACCACGGGCAGGCCCAAGGGCGCGGTCATCAGCCACAAAAACTCCTGGGCCATATCCAAGGCCACCACGGACATGTGGGGCATCCTGCACACGGACAAGGTTTTGTGCAACATGCCCACCAGCCACGTGGCCGGAACCCATGATCTTTTGGCCGCCCAGTTTTACGCCGGCGCCACCGGAATTCTCATGCCCAAGTTCGACCCCATGGAGACCCTGGCGGCCATTGAAAAATACGGAATTTCCTACTTTGGCGGCGTGCCCACTATGTATCGGCTGATCTTCAAAAACGCCGACGTGACCGCCCACGACCTGTCCTCGGTTCGCCTGGCTGTGCTCTCCGGAGAGCCGTCCTCCCAGGAATTGGTCCAGCAGGTTTCCCAGGCCTTTCCCAACGGCAGTATTGTGGCCTCCTTTGGCATGAGCGAAACCGCGGGTTTCTTCACCTTCACCACGCCTGACGATCCGCCGGAACGCGCCGAAAAAACCGAGGGCAAGCCCGCTCCCGGCTTTGAAATGAAAATCGTGGACCTTCACGGCGCCGACCTGCCCGTGGGCGAAGTGGGGGAGATGTTCGTGCGCGGAGACAGCGTCATCAACGGCTACATGGACCCGGAGGACGACAAAAACGTCTTCATGGGCGACGGATGGATGGCCACCGGCGACCTGGGCAGGCTGGACGACCAGGGATACCTGATTTTCATGGGCCGCATCAAGGAAATGTACATCAGCGGCGGCTACAACGTGTATCCCCAGGAAATCGAGGCTTTTCTCAACGCCTATCCGGGGGTCAACACATCCGCCGTCATGGAAACTCCCGACGAGGTCTGGGGGGAGATCGGCGTGGCCTTTGTGATTCCCGAACCCGGCGTGGACCTGGACATAGAGGCGCTGAAAGCCCATTGCAAAAAGCACCTCGCCGACTACAAACGGCCCAGAAAATTCATCGTGACCGACGACGTGCCCCGTTCGCTCATCGGCAAGGTGGTGAAAAAGGAACTGAAAAAGAACCTGGATAAATATTTAGGTTGA
- a CDS encoding PHP-associated domain-containing protein — translation MLKYLRNKTMSVDRTAPDELTVFGVLDDDLYGVEMTAVFSQSALEILSITGKWHRYTTPECPRALDMLQPAVGMRLEPGFRTQVAKVIGRGACRHFANLLIEMGHAAKNAKMAIEYQEAAALDPGLSLEAFIAEWRPDQAPPKAAAQSIQVKAPAPPQPAPETPPLADAPRPSGGMVIDLHVHTAPASPCASAPIDEIIREAKELGVHGMVVTDHNYVWTSDDIKRLRDKHGFLLLRGNEVITDQGDVLVYGLERDIKGVIRIADLRAEVIEAEGFMVMAHPFRGFLITGAEQMGLSVEQAAQREMFKHVDAIEVLNGKVTPDENGFAAKVADALSLPGTGGSDCHEMGTIGCYATEFTVNINSEADLVQALHAGSYRPVRFRD, via the coding sequence ATGCTAAAGTATTTACGCAACAAAACCATGAGCGTGGATCGCACCGCGCCCGATGAACTGACTGTGTTCGGCGTGTTGGACGACGACCTGTACGGCGTGGAAATGACGGCGGTGTTCAGCCAGAGCGCCCTGGAAATTCTATCCATCACCGGCAAGTGGCACAGGTACACCACCCCGGAATGCCCCCGGGCTTTGGACATGCTTCAGCCCGCCGTGGGCATGCGTCTGGAGCCGGGATTCAGGACCCAGGTCGCCAAGGTGATCGGCCGGGGCGCTTGCCGCCATTTCGCCAATCTGCTAATAGAAATGGGGCACGCCGCAAAAAACGCCAAAATGGCCATTGAATATCAGGAAGCCGCAGCCCTGGACCCGGGGCTCAGCCTGGAAGCCTTTATTGCGGAGTGGCGCCCGGACCAGGCGCCGCCCAAGGCTGCCGCCCAATCCATTCAAGTGAAGGCTCCTGCGCCGCCCCAGCCCGCTCCGGAAACGCCGCCCCTTGCGGACGCGCCCCGTCCAAGCGGAGGCATGGTCATCGACCTGCACGTCCATACGGCCCCGGCCTCCCCTTGCGCCTCGGCCCCTATTGACGAGATTATCCGGGAAGCCAAGGAGCTTGGCGTACACGGCATGGTGGTAACGGATCACAACTATGTTTGGACATCGGATGATATAAAGCGTTTAAGGGACAAACACGGCTTCCTGCTCCTTCGGGGCAACGAAGTCATCACCGACCAGGGCGACGTTCTCGTCTACGGCCTGGAACGCGACATAAAAGGGGTGATCAGGATTGCGGATTTGCGGGCCGAAGTAATTGAGGCTGAAGGATTCATGGTCATGGCCCACCCTTTCCGGGGCTTTCTGATCACCGGCGCCGAACAAATGGGGCTGAGCGTGGAGCAGGCCGCCCAAAGGGAAATGTTCAAGCACGTGGACGCCATTGAAGTATTGAACGGCAAGGTAACGCCTGATGAGAACGGTTTTGCAGCCAAAGTGGCCGACGCCCTCAGCCTGCCCGGCACGGGCGGCAGCGACTGCCACGAGATGGGAACCATCGGCTGCTACGCCACGGAATTCACGGTAAATATAAACAGCGAGGCCGACTTGGTGCAAGCCCTGCATGCAGGAAGCTATCGTCCGGTCCGGTTTCGGGATTAG
- a CDS encoding DUF3226 domain-containing protein yields the protein MIAEGVLDVVFLAQILKAFGYGIVRKKSNLPEPAQNWLNQFKWPVDDNIERKAVPAPAILHCDAKLIAIRNAQGLSKVRETLEADMEAFLRLKWKPDSLAIILDADDKTPKERFAEFAPMIREAGYPVPANLEEVANADELRSGIFSFPGDGRQGTIEDVLMPLSELRFPELSKHAEQYVQSWREKEGAPEGKDFKEFRKPSGPLKARLSAAAALLKPGKPLNASIEDQKWIPDNLDECEELTALVGFLKNFLPSHTQK from the coding sequence ATGATCGCCGAAGGCGTTTTGGATGTCGTGTTCCTGGCTCAAATCCTTAAGGCATTTGGGTATGGCATCGTCCGTAAAAAAAGCAATCTCCCTGAACCGGCTCAAAACTGGCTCAACCAGTTTAAGTGGCCCGTGGATGACAACATAGAACGTAAAGCTGTACCAGCCCCGGCGATTCTTCATTGCGACGCAAAACTGATTGCAATTCGAAACGCCCAAGGCCTCTCGAAAGTCAGGGAAACTTTGGAAGCGGACATGGAGGCCTTTCTGCGTTTGAAGTGGAAGCCCGACTCCTTGGCGATCATCTTGGATGCGGATGACAAAACTCCAAAGGAAAGATTTGCTGAATTTGCCCCGATGATAAGAGAAGCAGGGTATCCCGTACCTGCCAATCTGGAGGAGGTCGCCAATGCAGATGAGTTGCGCTCCGGAATATTTTCCTTTCCTGGAGACGGGAGGCAAGGGACTATAGAGGATGTGCTGATGCCTCTTTCTGAGTTGCGCTTTCCTGAGTTGTCAAAGCACGCGGAACAATATGTGCAATCATGGCGTGAAAAAGAAGGAGCGCCAGAGGGAAAAGACTTTAAGGAGTTTCGTAAGCCAAGCGGCCCCCTAAAAGCCCGTTTGTCCGCCGCCGCGGCATTGTTGAAGCCGGGGAAGCCTTTGAACGCTTCCATAGAAGATCAAAAATGGATTCCTGACAACCTGGATGAGTGTGAAGAGTTAACAGCGCTTGTAGGCTTTCTCAAAAACTTTTTGCCTTCCCATACACAAAAATAA
- a CDS encoding TetR/AcrR family transcriptional regulator, whose protein sequence is MAPEKQDEKKPPVPQKIKDRLYPIVLNFFAQNDFHQVNIRKISHASGVSTRTMYKYFHSKEDLLLDVLEEKIGELKILTAMHGQGVKDTKDRFYKAFWVALDYYDRNPELAITFFITVPTRTWMQRESYARYDIHELLRQIIKVGRERGDLDPNVDDAQITGLYFMHMQREVTIWYYRGQQWKLVEAMQFFFPLFWKTISAPSQP, encoded by the coding sequence ATGGCCCCAGAAAAGCAGGACGAAAAAAAACCCCCGGTTCCGCAAAAAATCAAAGACCGCCTGTACCCCATTGTCCTGAACTTTTTCGCCCAAAACGACTTTCACCAAGTTAACATCCGAAAAATCAGCCATGCCTCGGGCGTCAGCACCCGAACCATGTACAAGTATTTTCACTCCAAAGAAGATTTGCTCCTGGACGTTCTGGAAGAAAAAATCGGGGAGCTTAAAATCCTCACGGCCATGCACGGCCAGGGCGTAAAAGATACAAAAGACCGGTTTTACAAGGCTTTTTGGGTGGCCCTGGATTATTACGACCGGAACCCGGAACTGGCCATCACCTTTTTCATCACGGTCCCCACCCGGACCTGGATGCAACGGGAATCCTACGCCCGGTACGACATCCATGAACTGCTGCGCCAAATCATCAAAGTGGGCAGGGAAAGGGGCGACCTGGACCCCAACGTGGACGACGCCCAGATCACCGGCCTTTACTTCATGCACATGCAGCGCGAAGTCACCATCTGGTATTACCGGGGCCAGCAATGGAAGCTGGTGGAGGCCATGCAGTTCTTTTTTCCCCTGTTTTGGAAGACCATTTCCGCACCCTCGCAGCCATAG
- a CDS encoding class I adenylate-forming enzyme family protein yields the protein MAEALSHQKFDPSWGAVPPKDTAKTPVFDFLRQAAREQPEKDALIFLHKTTSYKELDQCSDRIAAWLASLGLGKGDKVATMLPNCTQHVMVIYGILKAGCTMVPFNVMLKDQEIRYICEQSGAKAIFCLDILAPMVLPVAKDLGMLAAATVHATDFSEPTAKVPPLLAMPKQEVDGAVDFMEIIASDQGPVPLPEIDPENDLACLLYTSGTTGFPKGAMITHCNYNHAAGLLVDLIDMDDTDRLYMLFPLFHVAGQTLILFPAVMAKATCAAIPMFDPEDMLDLIQRFKLTFGFAPPTAYIGLLNHPSFAKFDLSSLKHTLASGAPVPPALQDEWQQKVGTYLYAGYGCTESTACGPGIVEMVNKKKPGCGALGVCTGEVKVVDENGKIVPRGVVGEFVLRGEGIVQGYWQNQEETDKLFTSDGWWYTGDAGYMDEDGFLFFVERIKDLIVASGYNIAPAEVENYLYQHPAVLEAAVIGVPDDYRGETVKAFIVPKPNVQASEQDILDFCKEKMAAYKAPKMVEFIDELPKNQSGKLLRRMLRERDSQ from the coding sequence ATGGCCGAAGCATTATCTCACCAAAAATTCGACCCCTCTTGGGGCGCCGTTCCCCCGAAGGATACCGCTAAAACCCCGGTTTTTGATTTCCTGCGCCAGGCAGCCAGGGAGCAGCCCGAAAAGGACGCTTTGATTTTCCTGCACAAAACCACGTCCTATAAGGAGTTGGACCAGTGCAGCGACCGCATTGCGGCCTGGCTGGCATCTCTGGGCCTGGGCAAAGGCGATAAAGTCGCCACCATGCTTCCCAATTGCACGCAGCATGTCATGGTCATTTACGGCATCCTAAAGGCGGGCTGCACCATGGTGCCTTTTAACGTCATGCTCAAGGACCAGGAAATCCGGTATATCTGCGAACAATCCGGGGCCAAGGCGATTTTCTGCCTGGACATATTGGCGCCCATGGTCCTGCCGGTTGCAAAGGATTTGGGCATGCTCGCGGCGGCGACCGTGCATGCAACGGATTTCAGCGAGCCCACGGCCAAGGTTCCGCCCTTGTTGGCCATGCCCAAGCAGGAGGTGGATGGCGCGGTGGATTTCATGGAGATCATTGCCTCGGACCAGGGTCCGGTTCCCCTGCCGGAAATCGACCCGGAAAACGATCTGGCCTGCCTGTTGTATACGTCGGGCACCACGGGCTTTCCCAAAGGCGCCATGATCACCCATTGCAATTACAATCACGCCGCCGGGCTATTGGTGGATCTCATCGACATGGACGATACGGACCGGCTTTATATGCTGTTTCCGCTCTTTCATGTGGCCGGCCAGACCCTGATTCTTTTTCCGGCGGTCATGGCCAAGGCGACCTGCGCGGCCATCCCCATGTTCGATCCGGAAGACATGCTGGACCTGATCCAGCGTTTCAAGCTGACCTTCGGATTTGCTCCGCCCACGGCCTATATCGGCCTGCTGAACCATCCGTCCTTTGCCAAGTTCGACCTTTCCAGCCTGAAGCACACCCTGGCCAGCGGAGCGCCGGTGCCGCCTGCCTTGCAGGATGAATGGCAGCAGAAAGTGGGAACCTATCTTTACGCCGGATACGGCTGCACCGAATCCACGGCCTGCGGCCCCGGCATAGTGGAGATGGTGAACAAAAAGAAGCCGGGCTGCGGCGCCCTGGGCGTATGCACCGGCGAGGTCAAGGTGGTGGACGAAAACGGAAAGATCGTACCCCGGGGCGTTGTCGGGGAATTCGTCCTGCGGGGCGAGGGCATTGTCCAAGGGTACTGGCAAAACCAGGAGGAGACGGACAAGCTCTTCACGTCGGACGGCTGGTGGTACACGGGGGACGCGGGGTACATGGACGAGGACGGGTTCCTCTTTTTTGTGGAGCGCATCAAGGACCTGATTGTGGCTTCCGGCTACAACATCGCTCCGGCGGAGGTGGAAAACTATCTCTACCAGCACCCAGCCGTCCTGGAAGCGGCCGTGATCGGCGTTCCCGACGACTACCGGGGCGAAACCGTCAAGGCCTTTATCGTGCCCAAGCCCAACGTCCAGGCGAGCGAGCAGGACATCCTGGATTTTTGCAAGGAAAAAATGGCCGCTTACAAGGCGCCCAAGATGGTGGAATTCATTGACGAACTGCCCAAGAATCAAAGCGGAAAGCTGCTGCGCCGCATGCTGCGCGAACGCGATTCCCAATAA